Proteins found in one Mycoplasma ovis str. Michigan genomic segment:
- a CDS encoding ABC transporter permease yields MFLLSKTVTNHLRTNLFSTSAITFFAGCSAFVQISTDNIKGIIDSSLSPYSSLPKNNLFIKTGKSEPYMGGASFTVPVEVTVTDAEVKDDGPKEVRIITPLGWFTKFDHTLAKERAARVAETKADYGSDYCIPMTGLRSIYTNFWVRPKIRFKGVWDAQIKGAQALVPRENKTYKRECAEYTEEAPIDNEFLGKLMHDYIYLWFNNTSKARDGEGLITFVKGSQGDAKEQKEESIKKTLTPFLKENGDKREKSGSENCWQPHKKEKWCGAKTITSNSKKNEFGFDNNSSIKFHGKTNITETKAPEGIFGGWKQQNQKVTKIELLAGDEAKRMTESEYLRKHQERRKSKMKIEMENMLLNSQHLDVRKILSEFRKDFQKHLIQPVAELTSEVTQVTQEVQETQEELWEPLEHNPWLDEAAKRTIRRNSNGAEIAKLYDKYRYHQDNQLLRRKRSPNEKDQLKFNVHRSVQISNIGLTQVSSEGKDSTFDGHSFKVIAYEDEAERGIVNPIKIIKGNPLFRARENQENLLKEFIKNFDEPFYAPSMIPMLRMISRAKFSDSDIKKEAAEVINHKEYVGIRDTLHWWIDYLQYPWRDTWNIPAIKAKEYEPIMYNKLQLWLEEIFNRTWSSNGSRIIFNFTSPYEHYILGKQLLPQLKIPINNFKTIGYIDQPTASFTVVSPEYARIHGLEPISDEQYKNFRKLVNNLWLSQETWEKYYGGFTLNGENKKHLVNVGEKQMIIVGIGQTPDFLYPVQSWITIQPDKNKEALIYVDNYGFNDLKERGTIKYQEQYITIGLPENVLSKGPKEISAYRDKLKKFIDDKMKNYKDYYHLTLLGEDAGNEQLYSIRSAYIPTFQSRVWEVSYILSSAVYVVVLLLLFILIKKYLKSNLYLFGNFVANGMIKVDVLLNICLFTFVPLALATTLGFLLSWAMQSTFYSIVSAFWYLTVQMNPLGASNALYFILKVLAFMIPISYFYSRYTLKDNTSDLLKTTSSMKINKLTLLIYRIIYKFSSMWKFKSVLVFNTLGQSGILSMTSIIGFIFLNFFLHNHGQFAKVSKAEKILKTHEFEMDFETPTEQSGEYKLATYQDIGKKISNGAEDVSKATNGDHKYYIYNHSETDLLGEVWSQYKGNKLNGYEEKGTCRYDEERKARAAHFKNLFCLIYENGQNNGKWKVKEPNGGGGGGGKNVFTDNPYYVRNKQVYRGKQRSMKELLEEYPNYWIISSRDQSFVESSLNFFKNKTLMRILIDLDVEFTSDSGYQKYNIWDQQSKELEKIQPLIQKMDENNYNLFIQDLVRSRYGPLFVSKFMNKHEVGSSSSNGSSSSSTVSVSSVATGASQILSKQGEKYKGKRSWYFKGTDIGREDQLTNVRYGGSGYFGWDTQYQCHIPNKNLTKSEGKYNCSKEVKDAFEDGIYYLDVQKIIFFNDASDVDKDLLVIYNPEFLYLIFTVVEEFAKQREEVMKNGRGSGPEYTLPIKYTFGNIIHSKSENGTHLVTTVSSSGSQEPAYYSSSMKNGGFDPTKTPDGDQTYTWSKGMLKKKHEELSPDTRIVGLKQDARGAFYKLWSGDQLINSKLYSNDTKVNSETTSEYPIVINQFAAKKYGLRVGDTITFKPENHYTRFTCKLKPVPNGEQQTQTASNGNGEYCQLSDDRKTWTNSKIKEHTLKVVGIFDSYYKESYFMSQKDLNTILGLNPDKGFNGIFAPKREGRYPEQLSISLSSYSVSGIYTNIQQKLGNAAFINLLRNPAPFKEANKQRKEEEIKKMSDEDYNKHYNYKILENTIGKSSIGYDEYLKTAGNGNGSSGSSSSSSSSSSAEGKPKSQRESFIEGEAQKLVSRVSQAFSEYPNPMGTALKGLMNHSIVGDVIFNNLSNLTDNISYLIIFVIFPLLLVSLITIVYLLIKDLENVFVTMKLIGFGAKENSTPIIFYLLFLLFLSSLAGSLIVPAVLEKYVSILFNSQSILLPLIASNGLMLGVFGVLGVIYLFSIFKSYVKIKGIYLPVSIKLLVG; encoded by the coding sequence ATGTTTCTACTCTCAAAAACAGTAACTAATCACCTACGAACTAATCTTTTTTCGACTTCTGCAATCACATTCTTTGCGGGTTGTTCTGCTTTTGTTCAGATTTCTACAGACAATATTAAGGGAATTATAGATTCTTCGCTTTCACCTTATTCTTCTTTACCTAAAAATAACTTATTCATAAAAACAGGAAAGTCTGAACCCTATATGGGTGGGGCTAGCTTCACTGTTCCTGTAGAAGTTACAGTTACAGATGCAGAAGTAAAAGATGATGGCCCTAAAGAAGTAAGAATAATAACTCCTTTAGGTTGATTTACCAAATTTGATCATACTCTTGCAAAGGAAAGAGCTGCGAGAGTCGCAGAAACTAAAGCTGATTATGGAAGTGACTATTGTATACCTATGACTGGACTTAGATCTATTTATACCAATTTTTGGGTTAGGCCAAAAATTAGATTTAAAGGAGTTTGAGACGCACAAATTAAAGGTGCACAAGCTTTAGTTCCTAGGGAAAACAAAACTTACAAAAGAGAATGCGCTGAATACACAGAAGAAGCTCCCATTGACAATGAATTTTTGGGAAAACTAATGCATGACTATATATATCTTTGGTTTAATAATACATCCAAAGCTAGAGATGGAGAAGGATTAATTACTTTTGTTAAGGGAAGTCAAGGAGATGCAAAAGAACAGAAGGAAGAATCTATAAAGAAAACCTTAACTCCGTTTTTAAAAGAGAACGGCGACAAAAGAGAGAAGTCAGGTAGTGAGAATTGTTGACAACCACACAAAAAAGAAAAGTGGTGTGGAGCAAAAACAATTACAAGTAATAGTAAAAAAAATGAATTTGGATTTGATAATAACAGTTCCATTAAATTTCATGGAAAAACAAATATCACTGAAACGAAAGCTCCGGAGGGGATATTTGGGGGTTGAAAACAACAAAATCAAAAAGTTACAAAAATAGAACTATTGGCGGGCGATGAAGCAAAGAGAATGACTGAATCAGAATATCTAAGAAAACATCAAGAAAGACGAAAAAGCAAGATGAAGATAGAAATGGAAAATATGCTTTTAAATTCCCAACACCTTGACGTTAGAAAAATCCTTTCAGAATTTAGAAAGGATTTTCAAAAACATTTAATACAACCAGTTGCTGAATTAACTTCTGAAGTTACTCAAGTTACTCAGGAAGTTCAAGAAACTCAAGAAGAACTTTGGGAACCTCTTGAACATAATCCTTGATTAGATGAAGCCGCTAAAAGAACAATTCGTAGAAATAGTAATGGAGCAGAAATTGCAAAACTTTATGACAAGTACAGATATCACCAAGACAATCAATTATTAAGAAGAAAAAGATCACCTAATGAAAAAGATCAATTGAAATTCAATGTCCATAGATCTGTCCAAATATCTAATATTGGACTAACACAAGTTTCTAGCGAAGGAAAAGATAGTACCTTCGATGGACACTCTTTCAAAGTAATTGCCTATGAAGATGAAGCTGAAAGAGGCATTGTTAATCCAATAAAAATCATTAAGGGAAACCCTCTTTTCAGAGCAAGAGAGAATCAAGAAAACCTACTAAAAGAGTTCATCAAAAACTTTGATGAACCTTTCTATGCTCCTTCAATGATCCCTATGCTCAGAATGATTTCTAGAGCAAAGTTCTCGGACAGTGATATCAAAAAAGAAGCAGCGGAAGTCATCAATCACAAAGAATACGTAGGAATCAGAGATACTCTTCATTGGTGAATTGACTATCTTCAATATCCTTGAAGAGATACTTGAAATATTCCTGCAATTAAAGCTAAGGAATATGAACCAATTATGTACAACAAACTACAACTTTGACTTGAAGAGATCTTCAATAGAACGTGAAGTTCTAATGGATCAAGAATAATCTTTAACTTCACATCTCCATATGAACACTACATATTAGGGAAACAACTACTACCGCAACTAAAAATCCCTATTAATAACTTCAAAACTATTGGTTATATAGATCAACCTACTGCTAGTTTCACAGTAGTTTCTCCAGAATATGCAAGAATACATGGTCTAGAACCTATCTCAGATGAACAATACAAAAACTTTAGAAAGTTAGTTAATAACCTGTGACTAAGTCAAGAAACATGAGAAAAATATTATGGAGGATTCACGCTAAATGGCGAAAACAAAAAACACTTAGTTAATGTAGGAGAAAAACAAATGATTATTGTCGGGATTGGTCAAACTCCCGACTTTCTTTATCCTGTTCAATCTTGAATAACTATTCAACCGGATAAGAATAAAGAAGCCTTGATATATGTAGATAACTATGGATTCAATGATCTAAAAGAAAGGGGAACTATTAAATATCAAGAACAATACATAACCATTGGATTGCCAGAAAATGTTCTATCTAAGGGTCCTAAAGAAATAAGTGCTTACAGAGACAAGCTCAAAAAATTCATTGATGACAAGATGAAAAACTACAAAGACTATTACCACTTAACACTATTAGGAGAAGACGCGGGTAATGAGCAACTATATAGTATTAGAAGTGCCTATATTCCTACCTTCCAATCTAGAGTATGAGAGGTTTCTTATATTCTTTCCTCTGCAGTATATGTAGTAGTTCTACTACTTCTATTTATTCTTATCAAGAAATATCTGAAGAGTAACCTATATCTATTTGGTAACTTTGTGGCCAATGGAATGATTAAGGTAGATGTACTACTTAATATCTGTCTATTTACCTTTGTACCTTTGGCTTTAGCCACAACATTAGGTTTCCTATTGTCTTGGGCTATGCAATCAACTTTCTACTCTATTGTTTCTGCTTTCTGGTACTTAACAGTTCAAATGAATCCATTAGGAGCATCTAATGCTCTTTACTTCATTTTGAAAGTATTAGCCTTCATGATTCCAATCTCATATTTCTACTCTAGATACACACTTAAAGACAATACAAGTGACTTATTAAAGACTACATCCTCAATGAAGATAAATAAGTTAACTCTACTTATTTATCGAATTATCTATAAGTTCTCTTCTATGTGGAAATTCAAGTCTGTTCTTGTCTTTAATACTTTAGGTCAATCAGGCATTCTTTCTATGACTTCCATTATAGGATTTATATTCCTTAACTTTTTCTTACATAATCATGGTCAATTTGCCAAAGTAAGTAAAGCAGAAAAAATACTTAAAACTCATGAATTTGAAATGGATTTTGAAACCCCCACTGAACAATCTGGGGAATACAAACTTGCAACCTACCAAGATATAGGGAAAAAGATAAGTAATGGTGCGGAAGATGTTTCTAAAGCAACTAATGGAGATCACAAATACTACATATACAATCACAGCGAAACTGATCTTTTGGGAGAAGTTTGAAGTCAATATAAGGGGAACAAATTAAATGGGTACGAAGAAAAAGGAACATGTAGATACGACGAAGAAAGAAAGGCGAGGGCTGCGCATTTTAAGAACTTGTTCTGTCTGATTTATGAAAATGGCCAAAACAATGGAAAGTGAAAAGTTAAGGAACCAAATGGAGGAGGAGGAGGAGGAGGAAAGAATGTTTTTACAGATAACCCATATTATGTAAGAAACAAACAAGTTTACAGAGGTAAGCAAAGGAGTATGAAAGAACTTTTGGAAGAATATCCAAACTATTGAATTATTTCCTCTAGAGATCAAAGTTTTGTTGAATCCTCTTTGAACTTCTTTAAAAACAAAACTTTAATGAGAATCTTGATAGACCTAGATGTTGAATTTACCTCAGATTCTGGATATCAAAAATACAACATTTGAGATCAACAATCTAAAGAATTAGAAAAAATTCAACCATTAATTCAAAAAATGGATGAAAACAATTACAACTTATTCATCCAAGATTTAGTTAGAAGCAGATATGGTCCGTTATTTGTTTCTAAATTCATGAATAAGCATGAAGTTGGAAGTTCTTCGAGCAATGGTAGTTCAAGTAGTAGTACTGTAAGTGTAAGTTCGGTGGCGACAGGTGCTAGCCAAATACTTTCTAAACAAGGAGAAAAATACAAAGGAAAGAGAAGTTGATATTTCAAAGGAACTGATATAGGTAGAGAAGATCAATTGACTAATGTGAGATATGGGGGTTCTGGATATTTTGGTTGAGACACTCAATATCAATGTCACATTCCAAACAAAAACTTAACAAAGTCTGAAGGAAAATACAACTGTTCAAAAGAAGTAAAAGATGCATTCGAAGATGGCATCTACTATCTAGATGTTCAAAAAATAATCTTCTTTAATGATGCTTCAGATGTTGATAAAGATCTTTTGGTTATCTACAATCCTGAATTTTTATACCTAATCTTTACAGTTGTTGAGGAATTTGCTAAACAAAGAGAAGAAGTAATGAAGAATGGAAGAGGGTCAGGTCCAGAATACACTTTGCCAATCAAGTATACCTTCGGTAACATTATTCACTCTAAAAGCGAAAATGGCACTCATCTAGTAACAACAGTAAGCAGTAGTGGTAGTCAGGAACCTGCTTACTATTCATCCAGTATGAAGAATGGTGGCTTCGACCCAACAAAAACTCCTGATGGTGACCAAACTTATACTTGGTCAAAGGGAATGCTGAAAAAAAAACACGAAGAATTATCCCCAGACACTAGAATAGTGGGTCTAAAGCAAGATGCTAGAGGTGCTTTCTACAAGCTTTGAAGTGGAGACCAACTAATTAATTCTAAGCTTTACAGCAATGATACTAAGGTAAATTCTGAAACTACAAGTGAATATCCAATTGTAATTAACCAATTTGCCGCTAAAAAATATGGTCTACGAGTCGGAGATACTATCACATTCAAGCCTGAAAACCACTACACAAGATTTACCTGCAAATTAAAGCCTGTTCCGAATGGAGAACAACAAACTCAGACTGCCTCAAACGGAAATGGAGAATATTGCCAATTATCTGACGATAGAAAAACTTGAACAAATTCAAAAATTAAGGAACATACTCTAAAAGTAGTAGGAATATTTGATTCCTACTACAAAGAGTCTTACTTTATGTCCCAAAAAGATCTAAATACTATCTTGGGACTAAACCCGGATAAAGGTTTCAACGGAATCTTTGCACCTAAAAGAGAAGGAAGATATCCTGAACAGCTAAGTATTTCTCTTTCTTCTTACTCCGTATCAGGAATTTACACAAATATACAACAAAAACTTGGTAATGCGGCCTTTATTAATTTACTAAGAAATCCTGCACCATTTAAAGAAGCTAATAAACAAAGAAAAGAAGAAGAGATTAAGAAGATGTCAGATGAGGACTATAACAAACACTATAACTACAAGATTCTTGAGAATACAATAGGTAAATCTTCAATAGGTTACGATGAATACTTAAAGACTGCAGGTAACGGTAATGGATCTTCTGGTTCATCATCATCATCATCATCATCATCATCAGCTGAAGGAAAACCTAAATCTCAAAGAGAATCTTTTATTGAAGGAGAAGCGCAAAAACTAGTTTCCAGAGTATCTCAAGCCTTTAGTGAATATCCTAACCCTATGGGTACAGCTCTAAAGGGTCTAATGAACCACAGTATAGTAGGAGATGTTATCTTCAATAACCTAAGTAACTTAACAGATAACATCTCCTATCTAATAATCTTTGTTATCTTCCCATTATTACTAGTCAGCTTGATAACAATTGTTTATCTGTTAATTAAAGATCTAGAAAATGTATTTGTGACTATGAAACTAATAGGATTTGGTGCTAAAGAAAATAGTACTCCAATAATCTTCTACCTATTGTTCTTACTATTCTTGTCTTCACTTGCAGGATCTTTGATAGTTCCGGCTGTGTTAGAAAAATATGTAAGTATATTGTTTAATAGTCAATCTATACTCCTACCATTAATTGCAAGTAATGGATTAATGTTAGGAGTATTTGGTGTTCTAGGAGTTATTTACCTATTCTCAATCTTTAAATCCTATGTAAAAATTAAGGGAATTTATCTTCCAGTATCTATTAAATTACTGGTAGGATAA